The following DNA comes from Desulfobaculum xiamenense.
ACATGGAGAACATCGGCGAGAATCTCGTGGGCTACGGCGACGAGCTGACGCGAAGCTCGCAGTTCGGCCTGTCCGCACTGCGGCTGGCCCGCACGTTGCGCCCCGGCTTTGTGATGACCGTGGAACCCGGCATCTACTTCATCCCCGCGCTGGTGGCCAAGTGGCGCGCCGAGGGGCGAAACGAGGCGTTCATCGACTACGCCGAGGTAGAAAAGTATCTCGACTACGGCGGCATGCGCCTTGAGGACGACGTGCTCGTCACCGACGACGGCGCGCGTGTGCTCGGCCCCGGCATTCCCAAGAGCATTGCGGACATCGAGGCCTTCATGGCCGACTGATCTGCGCGAACTCTCCATTTTCCGGGCAAGGGCGGTTCCGCTTCAGTGGGGCCGCCCTTTGTCGTTTTGACGCAACGGAGCCTCGGCGCTGGACAAGTGCGCATGGGACGTTCACATTGAGAGTGCGATATGGAGGATTGCCATGCCGAGATTCCTGAAACCCATGGATGCGACGCGGGGCCGCCCGCCGGGATCCCTCGTCTTCGTTGGCGAACAGCGCGTCGAGTCGCCGAGCATCCGCATCATCCACTACGACGCCGAAAGCATCGACGAGCGCGAGCTTGGCACGCTGGAGGGTGTGGAGTGCTGCCGCGAGGCCCCGGCCGTCACGTGGGTCAACGTGGACGGCCTGCACGACGTGGAACTCATGGGCAAGGTGCGTGACGCCTTCGGCCTGCATCCGCTGGTCATGGAGGACGTGCTGGATACCGGCCAGCGCCCCAAGCTGGCGGAGTTCGACGGCTGCCTCGCGTTGACGGCCAAGATGCTGCGGCTGGTGCCCGAGGACGACACGGTCCATGCGGAGCAGTTGAGCCTTGTGCTCGGCAGGAACTGGCTTTTGACCTTTCAGGAGCTTCCGGGTGACGTCTTCGATCCCGTGCGCGAGCGGTTGCGCCGCAACCGTGGACGTATCCGGAAACTTGGGGCGGATTATCTGGCCTATGCGTTGCTTGATGTGGTCATGGAGAACTACCTGCGTGTGCTGACGCACCTTGGCGAACATATCGAGTCCTTGGAGGAGGTGGTGCTTCTTACGCCGACTCCGGGCATTCTGGAATCCATCACCGGCTTCAAGATGGAACTCGGTTACATTCGCAAGGCCGCCCGGCCCACGCGGGATTTCATTCAGGCGCTTTCGCATCTCGATACGGAATTCGTTTCGGACGATCTCGCACCGTTTCTGCGTGATCTCTATGACCTGAGCGAGCACGTCAACGAGGCCATAGACGCATACTCGGCGATGCTTTCAGACTATATCGCCATATACAATTCCAATGTCGGCAACAGGCTGAACGACATAATGAAGTTTCTGACGATGTTCTCGTCCATATTCATTCCATTGGCATTTATTGCCGGAGTGTACGGGATGAACTTCGACAATATTCCGGAACTGCATTATCGGTATGGATATTTCGTCTTCTGGGGCCTCATCGTGCTGGTCGTCCTCGGCATGCTGCGCTTCTTTCGCAGCAAGGGATGGCTGTAGCGGCGCTATGCTGCGTCTAGGCGAAAGGGAAGGGGGCGTGTCCGTGTGGACACGCCCCCTTTTCGTTTCATGCTCGCAAACCGTCGGGATCAGCGCTCGGCGGCGATGAGGTCGTCGTAGGTTTCGCGGCGACGGGCCACGGTGACGTTTTCTCCGTCCACCAGCAACTCACAGGCGCGGGGGCGGGTGTTGTAGTTGGAGCTCATGGAGAAGCCGTAGGCTCCGGCGGAGAAGCAGGCGAGCAGTTCGCCGGATTCAACGCGGGGCAGGGCGCGGTCGCGCGCGAGGAAGTCGCCGGATTCGCAGATGGGGCCGACCACGTCCACCGTAAGATCCTCGCGCCCGGCCGGGACCACCTCCGCGATGCGGTGGTAGGAGCCGTAGAGCGAGGGGCGGATGAGGTCGTTCATTGCAGCGTCCACGATGACGAAGTGCTTGCTCGGCGTGTCCTTGGTGTAGACGACTTCGGTGACGAGGATGCCCGCGTTGCCCGCAATGCTCCGACCCGGTTCGAGGATCAGGCGCAGGGGCAGGCCGCCGAGGCGTTCGGTGAGTGCCTGACCGAATTCGGCGGGGTGGGGCGGCTCCTCCTCGTTGTAGGTGATGCCGAGGCCACCGCCGAGGTCGAGGTACTGGATGTTGATGCCCATGTCGCACAGCTTGTCGTGGAAGGCGAGAATCTTGTCCAGCGCTTCGAGAAATGGCTCCACAGAGGTGAGCTGCGAGCCGATGTGGCAGTCGATGCCCACCGGCTCCACGCCGGGGAGATCCTTGGCGCGCTGGTAGGCCGCGAGCGAGGCGTCCATGTCCAGCCCGAACTTGTTCGTCTTCATTCCCGTGGAGATGTAGGGATGGGTGCGGGGATCGACGTCTGGGTTGATGCGCAGGGAGATGCGGGCCGTGGTGCCGAGTTCCGACGCGATTTCGCCGATGCGTTCAAGCTCCTGCATGGACTCCACGTTGAACATGAGGATGCCCGCTTCGAGGGCGGCGCGGATTTCCTCCGGGCGTTTGCCCACGCCGGAGTAGACGATGCGTCCCGGATCGACGCCCGCGGCTAGCGCGCGATACAGCTCGCCGCCGGACACGATGTCCATGCCCGCGCCCATTTCGGCCAGTAGCCGCAGCACGGAGAGGTTCGAGTTGGCCTTCACCGAGTAGCAGGTCATGTGGTCGAGCCCGGCGAAGGCCGAGTCGTAGGCCTTGAAGTGCCGGCGCAGGGTCGCGGCGGAGTAGACGTAGAGCGGAGTGCCGTATTCGCGGGCGAGGTCCGCGACGCGCACGCCTTCGGCCTTGAGTTCGCCGTTCTCGTAATTGAAGAAATGCATGGCGTTCTCCCTGTTGAGTGCTAGGGAACCATCTGCACCGCGGTGGCGGTTCCCCTGATTGCGGAGTGGATGTTCTCGGCCGTGATGCGCCACATGAGCGGCTCGTTGCCCAGTCCGCAGGCGGAAAGGGTGAGCTTGTCAGCGGTGATGCGCAGATCCGCGCTGGCGCGGGTGAACTCGATGCGGCGGTCGGGCGTGAAGGGGCAGCCCGGGCAGTCCGCCGAGGAGAGTTCCAGATACACGCGGGCGATCTTGTCCGCTTTGCCGGTCACGTCGGCGTTGACGGTGATGCAGCCCTTTTCAAGCGTGGCGGTGGCGTTCTCGAAGGCGAAGACGTCATCGGAGAGGCGCGGTTCGGGCCACGCCTTCCTGCCGCAACCGGACAGAAGGACCGCGCATGCCAGCGCGGCGAGAATGCAGGAGACCAGTCGGGGAGTGCGCATGGGATCAGTCCTTGTTCAGTCCGGTCGTTTTCCACCGGTGTAAGACGTTGAGCGCCTCGATGGGCGTCAGGCTATTCACGTCGAGATTTTCGAGTTCATCCATTACTTCGGCCACATGCGGCGGCATGCTCGGCTCCGGGGCCGGTTCAGGCTGCGAAGCGCCAAAGCCGGGCAGCAGCACGCTCTGGACCTCCGGCGCGGCGGGGTGCCTGCCGTTGCCGTTTTCTTTCGCGCGGCGTTCGAGCTCGTGCAGGATGTCCTTCGCTCTGCCTACCACGGAACGGGGAACACCCGCCAGCCGTGCCACCTCGATGCCGTAGCTTCTATCCGACGGACCGGGCACGAGGCGGCGCAAAAAGACGATGTCACCCTTGTATTCCTTGACCGCGATGTTGAAGTTGGCCACCTGCGGCAGCTTGCTCTCCAGCACGGTCAGCTCGTGGTAGTGCGTGGCAAACAGGGTGCGTACGCCGCCCTTGCCGCGCGCGCACAGCTCCTCCACCACGGCCCACGCCAGCGCGAGGCCGTCGAAAGTGCTGGTGCCACGTCCGATTTCGTCGAGGATGACGAGGCTGCGCCGTCCGGCCTGACGCAGGATGCGCGCGGTCTCCATCATTTCGACCATGAATGTGCTCTGCCCCTGCGCGAGGTTGTCCGACGCGCCGACGCGGGAGAAGATGCGGTCCGCCATGCCGATGCGGGCCGTGCGAGCCGGGACGAAAGACCCCATCTGGGCCATGATGGTGATGATGGCCGCCTGCCGGAGCACGGTGGATTTGCCCGCCATGTTCGGACCGGTGATGACCAGCAGGCGCTTGTCCTCGCCGACGCGCACGTCGTTGGGGATGTAGTTGGTGTCGCCCTGCATGGCCTCGACCACGGGATGGCGTCCGGAGACGATTTCGATATCCAGCCCCTCGTGGACTTCGGGGCGCGACCAGTTGTGCTGGACGGCGGCCTCGGCCAGTCCCTGCCAGTAGTCCAGCGCGGCCACACGGCCCGCCATGTCCATGAAGCGGTGACGCGCCTGTGCGAGGCGCTCGCGCAGTTCGTTGAACAGGCGGTATTCGAGGGCCTTTCGCTTGTCGGACGCGGACAGGAGCTTTTCCTCCAACTCCTTGAGCTGGGGCGTGATGTAGCGCTCGCAGTTCACGAGCGTCTGCTTGCGCGTGAAGTGGTAGGGCACCTTGTCGGCGAGGCTCTTGGGGACCTCGAAGTAGTAGCCGAACACCTTGTTGAAGCCGAGGCGCAGGCGTTCGAGGCCCGAGGTGGATTTCTCCTCCTCCAGCAGATCGTTGACCCGGGCCTCGCCGTGCTCGGTGAGGTCCATGAGTTCGTCGAGTTCCGGCTCGTAGCCGTAGCGGAACAGGCCGCCCTCTGTGATGAGGTGGGGCGGATTGTCCGCCAGCGCCTTCTGGAGCAGCCCCGCCCAGTCGGCGAGGTTGTCCCAGCCCTTGAGCATCTGCGCGATCATGCGCGGCAGGCCGTCCTGTTCGGGGATGTCCGCCTCGTCGCCGGACGTGCGCGCCTGCTCCAGCAGTTCCTCCATCTGCGGCAATACGGAAAGGGAGTTGCGCAGCGCGAGGAAATCCTTGGGATTGGCGCGGTTGAGGAAGATGCGCGTGGACAGGCGCTCCAGATCGTAGACGCTGTCCAGCCGGGTGCGCAGGTCCTGTCGCAGCGGCTCGTTGTCCACGAGGAAGGCCACGGCCTCCTGCGTGCCCTGAATGGGGCCAAGCTCCTTCCACGGCCGTTGCAGGCGCTCGGCCAGCAGGCGGCCGCCCATGGGCGTCATGGTCCTGTCGAGCACGTGCCACAGGGTGCCGCGTCCGCGTCCGCCATCGAGCCTGCGAAAGAGTTCGAGGTTGCGCTCGGTCACTTCGTCCAGCAGCAGATGGCGGGCGAGGTTGAGCGGGCGGAAGGGCGCGAGGTGCGTGAGGTCGTGCTTCTGCGTCTGGCGCAGGTAGGCGAGGATGGCTCCGCAGGCCTGCGCAAGCTGGGGCTTGTCCGCGAGGTCGAGCGCTTCGAGGTCCGCCACGCCTTGCGCCTCGCACACGCGGCGGCGCGCGCCGGGCAGGTCGAAGAACGAGGGCACGGGCAGCGGATGGATGCGCGGCTCGAAGTCCGCGTAGCGCTTGGGCACGGCCTGTTCGCGGGGGATGAGAATCTCGCGGGGGTCGGTCTTCTGCATCCACTGCCAGAGTTCTTCCTCTCTGGATGATTGGATGCCCGTCCATTCGCCGGTGGAGAAATCCACCCACGCCAGACCGCCCGCGGCGGCCTTGGCGTCCCACAGGATGGCGGCGAGGTAGTTGTGTGCCTTGGCCGCGAGGTTGGCGTCCTCGACCACGGTTCCCGGCGTCAGCACGCGGGTGACCTCGCGTTTCACGAGGCCCTTGGCCAGTTTGGGGTCCTCCACCTGATCGCAGATGGCGACATTGTGGCCGCATTCCAGAAGCTTGGCGAGGTATGGATCGCACGAATGATAGGGCACGCCGCACATGGGTACGGGGGCCTCGGCGTTGGGGTTGCGGGAGGTCAGCGCGATTTGCAGATCGCGCGCGGCAATTTCCGCATCCTCTAGGAACAGTTCGTAGAAATCGCCCATGCGGTAGAACAGCAGCGCATCAGGATAGTCCTGTTTTATGCGCAGATACTGTTCGAGCATGGGAGTCATTTTGATATTGCTCACGTGCTCGGTCGATATGGCCGACCGCGACGAATGTCGCGGCCGGGCAAGGGTTTGCTATTCGTTGATGACGATGCGGTACGAAATGGAATGCCAGCTATGGCACCGGGGGCACATGAAGAACACCTGCTCGCGCTTGAGGCCGCAACGGCGGCACACGAAGCGCTTCAGCTCCCGGGCGCGCAGGATGAAGAATTCAAGCTGCTGCCGGAAGGCCGGGGAAAGCGGCTGGTCGTCCATGCTGATGGCCAGAAGTTCGAGGCGGGCGGGCCAGAAATCCGGGTTGAGGACGAGGGTCTTCTCAAGCCACTTGCGGGATTCCTCCCTGTCGTGGCTACACACCATCCATGCGGCATAGAACTGCGCCAGAAGGTCCGGCTCGCGCTTTTCAAGCACGGCCAGCACCGCGTTGCACAGTTCCTCCTCCGGGTGGTAGCGGAAGGGCTTGTCCGTGTCGAGTTCGCCGCTTTCGCCGTTACGCGCGCGGGCCGCGGCCAGAAGGCCCTCGAACAGCACGAAGGCGAGGCTCTGGTCCACGCGGGAAAGGGCCTTGTTCAGGTGCTTGGACAGGGTGGGCCAGTCCGCGTCGTTCAAGTCGCGCACGAGGTGTTCGAGCCACGCTTCCACGGAGCCGGGATAGGTCTTGAGGGCCTTTTTCAGCCATTTCGTGCCGAGGGCGACGTCGTTATCCGCGAATTTCTCGCGGGCGAGGCGCACCATGTAGTGGGCTTCGGCGATTTCGTTGCCGAGCTGGGCGTAGTAGCGGGAGGCGCGCTCGTAGTCGCCGGTATCCGCCGTCAGGCGGGCCAGCTCGTCCACGATGGCGGGGCTGTCGCCCGCGATTCTGCGGGCCTGCTCGAACGCACCGAGGGAGCGGTCGATGAAGCCGCCGCGTTTGTAGTCGAGGCCGAGTTCGTACCAGGCCTTTGCCTTGAATTCCTCGTTCAGCCCCGGCCGCACGATGAGATTCTGGCGAATCTGTACCGCCCGCTCGATTTCGCCGTGCGAGCGGTACAGATTTCCCAGTGCCAGATATATCTCGACGGCGTCGGGGTTGTCTTTGGCAACCTGGCTGAGCTCCGCGATGGCGGCCTGCGTATCGCGCGAGACAGGGGCATAGTTGCCTGCCGCATCGCGGGAGCTTTCCGTTTCGAGGGCGAATTTCATCCCTCTGCGGCCGCGCAGGAGCGATTTGAGCCAGTTCATGTCGTCCCCTCTGCCCGTCGGGCCATGGCGATGGTTACTTTCCTTCCTGAACGTCGGCTTCGACGGCGGGCATCGGCTCGACGGGGAAGTTCTTGTCCTCCAGCGGCAGGCTGCGCAGGGAGTTCACTTCCTTTTCGAGGTTGCGGAGCTTCTTGCGGCAGGAGCGCAGCTCGGAGCTGACGCGGATCTTCTCGTACAGGAAGTACAGGGTACACAGGGCGCCGCCCAGCACGAAGGCGGACAGCAGAATGAAGTAGATGGGCTGGTGGATCAGGAACAGTTCCTGCCCGAACAGGACAAGCCCCAGTTCAACCTGCTGCGACAGGGCCTCCATGTTCTGCGCGAACAGGACCATGGTCAGGAAGAACAGGGCGAGCAGCGCCAGAACCTTCAGGTATCTCATCAAATCTCCTCCTTGGCGGATTGTTGCTTCCGTTTGTATTCGTCGAAGTACGGTTTGAGACTGGCGTAGGTGGAGTCGAGATGCTCCGGTATGACGCGGGTTTCCGAGGCGAATGCCATGAAGGAGGAATCGCCGACCCAGCGGGGTACGAGATGGAAATGCAGATGTTCCTTGATGCCCGCACCGGCGGCCTCGCCGATGTTGACCCCCATGTTGATGCCCTGGGGGTGGAAATGCGTCTGCAATATGCGGGTGCACTCGTGCATGAGGTCCATCATTTCGTGACGTTCCTCGGGACCGATGTCCACGAGGTTCATGACGTGACGGTAGGGCGTCACCATCAGATGGCCGTTGTTATAGGGGAAAATGTTCATGATGACAAAGGAATAACGGCCTCTGTACAGAACGCGGCGGCGTTCGTCCTCGTCGGTGTGCTCCGGCAGGCAGAACGGGCAGGTGTCCGGTTTGGGGCCGAGGATGTAGTCGAGCCTCCACGGGGCCCATAGCACTTCCATCGACATGACCTCACGCGTGCCCTTGGCAGGCGGTTCGAGTGACAGGAAAGGATGCGGCGCACTGCGGCTCCGCCATCCATGCACGATTGCGCTGCGCAGTGCGGACGTCTGGTCCGGCAGTGGAAGCGCAATGGTGCGGCATGTATGCTCCCTTGCCGCATCATGCGGCGAAAGCGAAACATTTACACGGCATGCCCCCCGAGGGCAAGAGCGGCATGCCCCGCCGCCGGGCCGGTCAACGCGGCGCGGCGTCCAATCCGATGTACCGCTGGTCCTTGGCGAGCCTTCGCGCAAGGGCGAGCTGATCGTCCCGGCAGGTGGCCTGTCCGTCGAGCATGGCGGCGCGTAGCTTGCGGAGTATCTCCCCGTAGAGCGGTCCCGGTTCGAGCCCCATGCCCTTGAGGTCGCGTCCGCTGACGTCGAGCTCCATGCCCTTGAGCTGCGTCAGGTACATGGACAGGCTCTTGCGGACTTCCTCCTGATTGTAGCGCGACATGAAGAACAGGAGGCCCTCCAGCGGCAGCATCTCCAGCATGAAGAAGAGTTCGCTGACCGGGCCGCCGCGGTGCCGCCACATCTTGAAGCGGTAGACGGTCTCGTTGGTCTGGGTGCGCAGCGTCAGGATATCCGACGACTGGCGTTTGGTGAGGTTGAGCCGCGTGCAGACGGACAGGATGTCCTCCTCGGGCATGCCGTTGAAGACTGCCAGCAGGTAGATCATCCAGTTGCGGGGCTTCTCGTCGAGGTAGAGCAGGCGGTACCAGTCGCGCACCTTTTCTATCTCCTCCAGCAGGTTCTCCTGCGCGGGAGTGAGCGTGAGCAGCGGGTGGATGGCCTCTAGCAGGCGATAGTCGCGCATCTGGCGCAGGCAGTCCACGGCGTGCTCTTCCTCGAAGATGAGGTTCAGCTCATGGAAGATGCGGGAGCCGGAGAGCTTCGGGATCATGTCCAACTGCATGGCGTTGCGGATAAGCCGGTCCGTCTGGCCGCCAATGCGGAAGTTGTAGCGCTTGGCGAAGCGGATGGCCCGCAGGATGCGCGTGGGGTCCTCCACGAAGGACAGCGAATGCAGCACGCGCACCACTCGGTTTTTGATGTCGCGTTGCGCGCCGAAGAAGTCCACCAGCTTGCCGAAGTTCGCGGGGTTCAGCTGCACGGCGAGGGCGTTGATGGTGAAGTCGCGCCGGTAGAGGTCCATCTTGATGGACGAGAGTTCCACCGTGGGCAGGGCCGCCGGGTACTCGTAGTATTCGAGGCGAGCCG
Coding sequences within:
- the corA gene encoding magnesium/cobalt transporter CorA yields the protein MPRFLKPMDATRGRPPGSLVFVGEQRVESPSIRIIHYDAESIDERELGTLEGVECCREAPAVTWVNVDGLHDVELMGKVRDAFGLHPLVMEDVLDTGQRPKLAEFDGCLALTAKMLRLVPEDDTVHAEQLSLVLGRNWLLTFQELPGDVFDPVRERLRRNRGRIRKLGADYLAYALLDVVMENYLRVLTHLGEHIESLEEVVLLTPTPGILESITGFKMELGYIRKAARPTRDFIQALSHLDTEFVSDDLAPFLRDLYDLSEHVNEAIDAYSAMLSDYIAIYNSNVGNRLNDIMKFLTMFSSIFIPLAFIAGVYGMNFDNIPELHYRYGYFVFWGLIVLVVLGMLRFFRSKGWL
- the lysA gene encoding diaminopimelate decarboxylase, translating into MHFFNYENGELKAEGVRVADLAREYGTPLYVYSAATLRRHFKAYDSAFAGLDHMTCYSVKANSNLSVLRLLAEMGAGMDIVSGGELYRALAAGVDPGRIVYSGVGKRPEEIRAALEAGILMFNVESMQELERIGEIASELGTTARISLRINPDVDPRTHPYISTGMKTNKFGLDMDASLAAYQRAKDLPGVEPVGIDCHIGSQLTSVEPFLEALDKILAFHDKLCDMGINIQYLDLGGGLGITYNEEEPPHPAEFGQALTERLGGLPLRLILEPGRSIAGNAGILVTEVVYTKDTPSKHFVIVDAAMNDLIRPSLYGSYHRIAEVVPAGREDLTVDVVGPICESGDFLARDRALPRVESGELLACFSAGAYGFSMSSNYNTRPRACELLVDGENVTVARRRETYDDLIAAER
- the mutS gene encoding DNA mismatch repair protein MutS, translating into MTPMLEQYLRIKQDYPDALLFYRMGDFYELFLEDAEIAARDLQIALTSRNPNAEAPVPMCGVPYHSCDPYLAKLLECGHNVAICDQVEDPKLAKGLVKREVTRVLTPGTVVEDANLAAKAHNYLAAILWDAKAAAGGLAWVDFSTGEWTGIQSSREEELWQWMQKTDPREILIPREQAVPKRYADFEPRIHPLPVPSFFDLPGARRRVCEAQGVADLEALDLADKPQLAQACGAILAYLRQTQKHDLTHLAPFRPLNLARHLLLDEVTERNLELFRRLDGGRGRGTLWHVLDRTMTPMGGRLLAERLQRPWKELGPIQGTQEAVAFLVDNEPLRQDLRTRLDSVYDLERLSTRIFLNRANPKDFLALRNSLSVLPQMEELLEQARTSGDEADIPEQDGLPRMIAQMLKGWDNLADWAGLLQKALADNPPHLITEGGLFRYGYEPELDELMDLTEHGEARVNDLLEEEKSTSGLERLRLGFNKVFGYYFEVPKSLADKVPYHFTRKQTLVNCERYITPQLKELEEKLLSASDKRKALEYRLFNELRERLAQARHRFMDMAGRVAALDYWQGLAEAAVQHNWSRPEVHEGLDIEIVSGRHPVVEAMQGDTNYIPNDVRVGEDKRLLVITGPNMAGKSTVLRQAAIITIMAQMGSFVPARTARIGMADRIFSRVGASDNLAQGQSTFMVEMMETARILRQAGRRSLVILDEIGRGTSTFDGLALAWAVVEELCARGKGGVRTLFATHYHELTVLESKLPQVANFNIAVKEYKGDIVFLRRLVPGPSDRSYGIEVARLAGVPRSVVGRAKDILHELERRAKENGNGRHPAAPEVQSVLLPGFGASQPEPAPEPSMPPHVAEVMDELENLDVNSLTPIEALNVLHRWKTTGLNKD
- a CDS encoding tetratricopeptide repeat protein, with the protein product MNWLKSLLRGRRGMKFALETESSRDAAGNYAPVSRDTQAAIAELSQVAKDNPDAVEIYLALGNLYRSHGEIERAVQIRQNLIVRPGLNEEFKAKAWYELGLDYKRGGFIDRSLGAFEQARRIAGDSPAIVDELARLTADTGDYERASRYYAQLGNEIAEAHYMVRLAREKFADNDVALGTKWLKKALKTYPGSVEAWLEHLVRDLNDADWPTLSKHLNKALSRVDQSLAFVLFEGLLAAARARNGESGELDTDKPFRYHPEEELCNAVLAVLEKREPDLLAQFYAAWMVCSHDREESRKWLEKTLVLNPDFWPARLELLAISMDDQPLSPAFRQQLEFFILRARELKRFVCRRCGLKREQVFFMCPRCHSWHSISYRIVINE
- a CDS encoding lipopolysaccharide assembly protein LapA domain-containing protein; this encodes MRYLKVLALLALFFLTMVLFAQNMEALSQQVELGLVLFGQELFLIHQPIYFILLSAFVLGGALCTLYFLYEKIRVSSELRSCRKKLRNLEKEVNSLRSLPLEDKNFPVEPMPAVEADVQEGK
- a CDS encoding HIT family protein; this encodes MEVLWAPWRLDYILGPKPDTCPFCLPEHTDEDERRRVLYRGRYSFVIMNIFPYNNGHLMVTPYRHVMNLVDIGPEERHEMMDLMHECTRILQTHFHPQGINMGVNIGEAAGAGIKEHLHFHLVPRWVGDSSFMAFASETRVIPEHLDSTYASLKPYFDEYKRKQQSAKEEI